Proteins from a single region of Nakamurella deserti:
- the hisB gene encoding imidazoleglycerol-phosphate dehydratase HisB, whose translation MGRTARIERTTSESSVLVELDLDGTGVVDISTGVRFYDHMLTAFGVHGSFDLKVVANGDTDIDAHHTVEDTAIVLGQAFRQALGDKKGIRRFGDCFIPMDETLAHAAVDVSGRPFSVHTGEPEAILGFTVGNNYPVVLNRHVFDSLAFHAQIALHVRVLYGRDPHHISEAQYKAIARALREACEPDPRVTGIPSTKGVL comes from the coding sequence GTGGGTAGGACGGCCCGGATCGAACGCACGACCAGCGAGTCCTCGGTGCTCGTCGAGCTGGACCTGGACGGCACCGGCGTCGTCGACATCTCCACCGGGGTGCGCTTCTACGACCACATGCTCACCGCGTTCGGCGTGCACGGGTCGTTCGACCTGAAAGTCGTCGCCAACGGCGACACCGACATCGACGCGCACCACACCGTCGAGGACACCGCCATCGTGCTCGGGCAGGCGTTCCGGCAGGCGCTGGGCGACAAGAAGGGCATCCGCCGCTTCGGCGACTGCTTCATCCCGATGGACGAGACCCTGGCGCACGCGGCCGTGGACGTGTCCGGCCGGCCGTTCAGCGTCCACACCGGGGAGCCGGAGGCGATCCTCGGGTTCACCGTCGGCAACAACTACCCGGTGGTGCTCAACCGGCACGTCTTCGACTCGCTGGCCTTCCACGCGCAGATCGCGCTGCACGTGCGGGTGCTCTACGGCCGCGATCCGCACCACATCAGCGAGGCGCAGTACAAGGCGATCGCGCGTGCGCTGCGCGAGGCGTGCGAGCCCGATCCGCGGGTGACGGGCATTCCGTCGACCAAGGGCGTGTTGTGA